The proteins below are encoded in one region of Stenotrophomonas bentonitica:
- a CDS encoding HD domain-containing protein yields the protein MTFAPLSLPAAMQADLEAAYAAPPRAYHGYAHVRAVLEHCQAVADGPGWQHPREVQLAALYHDAIYDAGRKDNEARSAALALAQIERWLPGAGVDGPRVEQLILLTARHGMLGAGDVDPEAALFLDCDMAILGAPAEVFDAYDRGIAEEYAGHVPGFLFRLNRRRFLSHLLRSPRIFLSEFFHQRLDAAARANLRRRLGR from the coding sequence ATGACCTTCGCACCGCTCTCCCTGCCGGCGGCCATGCAGGCCGACCTGGAAGCCGCCTACGCGGCGCCGCCCCGGGCGTATCACGGCTACGCGCATGTGCGCGCCGTGCTGGAGCACTGCCAGGCCGTCGCCGACGGGCCCGGTTGGCAGCACCCCCGCGAAGTGCAGCTGGCCGCGCTCTATCACGACGCCATCTATGACGCCGGGCGCAAGGACAATGAAGCGCGTTCGGCGGCACTGGCACTGGCGCAGATCGAGCGCTGGCTGCCCGGCGCGGGCGTGGACGGGCCACGCGTGGAGCAGCTGATCCTGCTGACCGCCCGACACGGCATGCTAGGCGCCGGCGACGTTGACCCGGAAGCGGCGCTGTTCCTGGATTGCGACATGGCGATCCTGGGCGCCCCGGCCGAGGTGTTCGACGCGTACGACCGGGGCATTGCCGAAGAGTATGCCGGGCATGTCCCGGGCTTCCTGTTCCGGCTCAACCGGCGGCGCTTCCTCAGCCACCTGCTGCGCAGCCCGCGGATCTTCCTGAGCGAGTTCTTCCACCAGCGGCTGGACGCCGCCGCGCGCGCCAACCTGCGCCGCCGGCTCGGGCGCTGA
- a CDS encoding virulence factor family protein: MRRASVGRAVGVVMGMASLLGALPASAAPQQVSHGRFQDIPVYAPDGHPQRVVIWFDGGHDAARSQQRLDALRAQGALVAQVDVARLRKALAAEGGGSCSFGAGDVENFSRWVQAYLHVPGYHLPLIGGDGSGAELAYAVAAQADTQIFAGLVTTGFCPDQARERAVCGAGVSHGRLQPAELSFPWLNAAGDHHCAAGDAAAFVRRVDMGRQFQRTASGSDLPGLQAAVQVIGAQKGISLAPPPDDLKGLPVVEVPSRTPGDTLAIFVSGDGGWAGLDKDVAAALGEGGVSVVGVDSLRYFWTARTPEGFARDLERIAQHYGRQWQRKRLLLVGFSQGADVLPAAINQLDPATRDSVALIGLMSVGRKADYEFHVSNWLGGGGGGLPIAPEIAKLPAERTLCLYGENDEDALCPELPKGHATVIALPGDHHFKGDYDRLAKTLLEHLGRAEPGATGAGSAR, translated from the coding sequence ATGCGGCGAGCCAGTGTGGGCAGGGCGGTGGGCGTGGTGATGGGCATGGCGTCGTTGTTGGGCGCGCTGCCGGCCTCGGCGGCACCGCAGCAGGTCAGTCACGGACGCTTCCAGGACATCCCGGTTTATGCCCCGGACGGCCACCCGCAGCGCGTGGTGATCTGGTTCGATGGCGGCCATGACGCCGCGCGTTCGCAGCAGCGCCTGGACGCCCTGCGCGCGCAGGGTGCGCTGGTCGCGCAGGTGGACGTGGCCCGACTGCGCAAGGCACTGGCGGCGGAAGGTGGCGGCAGCTGCTCGTTTGGTGCGGGCGACGTGGAAAACTTCTCGCGCTGGGTGCAGGCCTACCTGCATGTGCCCGGCTACCACCTGCCGCTGATCGGCGGCGACGGCAGCGGCGCCGAGCTGGCCTATGCAGTGGCCGCGCAGGCCGACACGCAGATATTCGCCGGCCTGGTCACCACGGGCTTCTGCCCGGACCAGGCGCGCGAACGTGCGGTCTGTGGCGCCGGGGTCAGCCACGGTCGCCTGCAGCCGGCCGAACTGAGTTTTCCCTGGTTGAACGCGGCTGGCGATCACCACTGCGCCGCCGGCGACGCTGCCGCCTTCGTACGCCGCGTGGACATGGGGCGTCAGTTCCAGCGCACCGCTAGTGGCTCCGACCTGCCGGGCCTGCAGGCCGCCGTGCAGGTGATCGGTGCGCAGAAGGGCATCAGCCTGGCGCCGCCGCCGGATGACCTGAAGGGGCTGCCGGTGGTGGAAGTGCCGTCGCGCACGCCGGGCGACACGCTGGCCATCTTCGTGTCCGGCGACGGCGGCTGGGCCGGCCTGGACAAGGACGTAGCGGCCGCGCTTGGCGAGGGCGGCGTCTCGGTGGTAGGCGTGGACTCGCTGCGCTACTTCTGGACCGCGCGCACGCCCGAAGGCTTTGCCCGCGACCTGGAGCGCATCGCGCAGCACTACGGTCGGCAGTGGCAGCGCAAGCGCCTGCTGCTGGTCGGCTTCTCGCAGGGCGCGGATGTGCTGCCGGCGGCGATCAACCAGCTGGATCCGGCCACGCGCGACTCGGTGGCATTGATCGGGTTGATGTCAGTCGGTCGCAAGGCCGACTACGAATTCCATGTCAGCAACTGGCTGGGCGGTGGCGGCGGTGGGCTGCCGATCGCGCCTGAAATCGCGAAGCTCCCGGCCGAACGCACGCTGTGCCTGTATGGCGAGAACGACGAGGACGCTCTCTGCCCGGAGCTGCCCAAGGGGCACGCCACGGTGATCGCGCTGCCCGGCGACCATCATTTCAAGGGCGACTATGACCGCCTGGCGAAGACGCTGCTTGAGCATCTTGGCCGGGCAGAGCCCGGCGCTACGGGCGCAGGTTCGGCGCGTTAG
- the metG gene encoding methionine--tRNA ligase → MTRTALVTTALPYANGPLHLGHLVGYIQADIWVRARRMSGGKTWFVCADDTHGTPIMLAAEKAGVTPEAFIANIQASHERDFAAFGVAFDHYDSTNSAGNKALTEAFYLKLEAEGHITRRSVAQFYDPAKGMFLPDRYIKGICPNCGSADQYGDNCEVCGATYAPTELKDPRSVISGATPEIRDSEHFFFEVGRFEGFLREWLAEDVALPGVKAKLGEWLNAEGGLRAWDISRDAPYFGFQIPGHPGKYFYVWLDAPIGYLSSFQALCAKTGEDFDAHLRAGTSTELHHFIGKDIVNFHGLFWPAVLHGTGHRAPTRLHVNGYLTVDGAKMSKSRGTFVMARTFLDAGLEPEALRYYFAAKSSGGVDDLDLNLGDFIARVNADLVGKFVNLASRCAGFISKRFEGRLADALPDAAQYDRFVAALAPVREAYERNDPAAALRLTMALADEANRYIDEQKPWVIAKQDGADAQLQSVCTQGLNLFRVLVTALKPVLPATATQTEAFLAAPVQRWTDIASPLLAHTIAVYSPLFTRIDPKMIDAMTDASKDTLAAPAPAAPVKPAKPAAPAAAPAAAPAAATAEGPAYIGIDDFAKLDLRIGKVLACEFVDGSDKLLRFELDAGDLGTRQIFSGIRASYGEPEKLVGRSVVFIANLAPRKMRFGLSEGMILSAGFDGGALALLDADSSALPGMPVR, encoded by the coding sequence ATGACCCGCACCGCTCTCGTCACCACCGCCCTGCCCTACGCCAACGGCCCGCTGCACCTGGGCCACCTGGTCGGCTACATCCAGGCTGACATCTGGGTGCGCGCGCGGCGAATGAGCGGCGGCAAGACCTGGTTCGTGTGCGCCGACGACACCCACGGCACCCCGATCATGCTGGCCGCGGAAAAGGCCGGAGTGACCCCGGAGGCGTTCATCGCCAACATCCAGGCCAGCCACGAGCGCGATTTCGCCGCGTTCGGTGTCGCTTTCGACCACTACGACTCGACCAACTCGGCCGGCAACAAAGCGCTGACCGAAGCGTTCTACCTCAAGCTCGAGGCGGAAGGCCACATCACGCGCCGTTCGGTGGCCCAGTTCTACGACCCGGCCAAGGGCATGTTCCTGCCCGACCGCTACATCAAGGGCATCTGCCCGAACTGCGGCAGCGCCGACCAGTACGGCGACAACTGCGAAGTGTGCGGCGCCACGTACGCACCGACCGAGCTGAAGGACCCGCGTTCGGTGATCTCCGGTGCGACCCCGGAAATCCGCGATTCGGAGCACTTCTTCTTTGAAGTGGGCCGCTTCGAGGGCTTCCTGCGCGAGTGGCTGGCCGAGGATGTGGCCCTGCCCGGCGTGAAGGCCAAGCTGGGCGAGTGGCTCAACGCCGAGGGCGGCCTGCGCGCGTGGGACATCTCGCGCGATGCACCGTACTTCGGCTTCCAGATTCCCGGCCACCCGGGCAAGTACTTCTACGTGTGGCTGGACGCGCCGATCGGCTACCTGTCCAGCTTCCAGGCGCTGTGCGCGAAGACCGGCGAGGACTTCGACGCGCACCTGCGCGCCGGCACCAGCACCGAGCTGCACCACTTCATCGGCAAGGACATCGTGAACTTCCACGGCCTGTTCTGGCCGGCGGTGCTGCACGGCACCGGCCACCGCGCGCCGACCCGCCTGCACGTCAACGGCTACCTGACCGTGGACGGCGCCAAGATGTCCAAGTCGCGCGGTACCTTCGTGATGGCCCGCACCTTCCTGGACGCCGGGCTGGAACCGGAGGCGCTGCGCTACTACTTCGCCGCCAAGTCCTCCGGCGGCGTGGACGACCTGGACCTGAACCTGGGCGACTTCATCGCGCGGGTCAATGCCGACCTGGTCGGCAAGTTCGTCAACCTGGCCAGCCGCTGCGCCGGCTTCATCAGCAAGCGCTTCGAGGGCCGCCTGGCCGACGCGCTGCCCGATGCCGCCCAGTACGACCGCTTCGTCGCGGCGCTGGCACCGGTGCGCGAAGCCTATGAGCGCAACGATCCGGCGGCCGCGCTGCGCCTGACCATGGCGCTGGCCGACGAAGCCAACCGCTACATCGACGAGCAGAAGCCGTGGGTGATCGCCAAGCAGGATGGCGCCGACGCGCAGCTGCAGTCGGTCTGCACCCAGGGCCTGAACCTGTTCCGGGTGCTGGTCACCGCGCTCAAGCCGGTGCTGCCGGCCACCGCCACGCAGACCGAGGCCTTCCTGGCCGCGCCGGTGCAGCGCTGGACCGACATTGCCTCGCCGCTGCTGGCCCACACCATCGCCGTGTACAGCCCGCTGTTCACCCGTATCGACCCGAAAATGATTGACGCCATGACCGACGCTTCCAAGGACACCCTCGCCGCCCCCGCGCCTGCCGCCCCGGTCAAGCCGGCCAAGCCGGCAGCGCCCGCCGCTGCACCGGCCGCAGCGCCCGCTGCCGCCACTGCCGAAGGCCCGGCCTACATCGGCATCGACGACTTCGCCAAGCTCGACCTGCGCATCGGCAAGGTGCTGGCCTGCGAGTTCGTGGACGGCTCGGACAAGCTGCTGCGCTTCGAACTGGACGCCGGCGACCTCGGCACGCGCCAGATCTTCTCCGGCATCCGCGCCAGCTACGGCGAGCCGGAAAAGCTGGTCGGCCGCAGCGTGGTGTTCATCGCCAACCTGGCCCCGCGCAAGATGCGCTTCGGCCTGAGCGAAGGCATGATCCTGTCGGCCGGTTTCGACGGTGGCGCGCTGGCGCTGCTGGACGCCGACAGCAGCGCGCTGCCGGGCATGCCGGTCCGGTAA
- the mprF gene encoding bifunctional lysylphosphatidylglycerol flippase/synthetase MprF, with the protein MTDSVTAPSSRLGWRRAATILFSLAILALALRGLANEFDDHGYRAIRDAFHQLGAGQVALAVLLGLASYACLIGFDAIGLRRSGKRLHPARVGITAFLAHTLGQTLGFAALTGGAVRLRSYGSAGLSLAEIGQVVLMSTLGFVFGAWLLLALAFLLEPGAAALALPVSAQAVRVLGGVALLAYVGTVVLVGRDGRTFHIRGHALWLPDRRTMLGVTALSVVELVLASAAFYVLLPMDTPTGLPGFVGLYLVAVLAGLISSVPAGLGVFEWSLLKLLPQVAPAAVLAAALIYRVTYYVLPLLLATLLAVVPALRRPLKVGAGATRAGWTALRPWLPQIIALAVFSVGAALVIDGTLPTPRRHLLHASLPILETSHLLGSLAGVVLLLIGQGLQRRSHAAWVLALAICVIAPLPIWLRGGQVLIALASVLVAMALWASRREFYRQGALLDEAWSWPWIRNLGLVLVAVIWLLFFVYSHVEYQNELWWQFAAQGNAPRALRALLVVAIALAIFGLARLLHSTRTPLPAADGATLDALAPILQEAQDTQACLVLTADKAVLRDAAGHGFVMMQRYGGSLIAMGDPVGPPEVARALIWRFREEADRLGLRPVFYQVGEAYWQTYLDLGLTLVKLGEEAMVPLQDFGLEGRERAELRQAWNRGKRGGLSFRVVPPADVAALIPALAVVSQQWLDDKAGDEKGFSLGSFDPAYLARFPVAVVEAEGRIVAFANLWQAPAGHELSVDLMRHVDDAPKGTMDFLFIELFLWGRENGFHRFSLGMAPLSGLAQHRLAGRWNRFANVVARHGERFYGFSGLRRFKSKFAPQWRARYLAAPGGMHLPAALLDATRLISLSPRKG; encoded by the coding sequence ATGACCGATTCCGTCACTGCCCCTTCGTCCCGCCTTGGCTGGCGCCGCGCGGCGACCATCCTCTTCAGCCTGGCGATCCTGGCACTGGCCCTGCGTGGCCTGGCCAATGAGTTCGACGATCACGGTTACCGTGCCATTCGCGACGCATTCCACCAGCTCGGCGCCGGCCAGGTCGCGCTGGCCGTGTTGCTGGGCCTGGCCAGCTACGCCTGCCTGATCGGGTTCGATGCGATCGGCCTGCGCCGCAGCGGCAAACGCCTGCACCCCGCGCGCGTGGGCATCACCGCGTTCCTGGCGCACACGCTGGGCCAGACCCTGGGCTTTGCCGCGCTGACCGGCGGCGCCGTGCGCCTGCGCAGTTACGGCAGTGCCGGGCTGAGCCTGGCCGAGATCGGCCAGGTGGTGCTGATGAGCACGCTGGGCTTCGTGTTCGGCGCCTGGCTGCTGCTGGCGCTGGCGTTCCTGCTCGAACCCGGTGCGGCGGCGCTGGCGCTGCCGGTGTCGGCACAGGCGGTACGCGTGCTGGGGGGCGTCGCGCTGCTGGCGTATGTGGGCACCGTGGTGCTGGTCGGCCGCGACGGCCGCACCTTCCACATCCGCGGGCACGCGCTGTGGCTGCCGGACCGCCGCACCATGCTCGGCGTCACCGCGCTCAGCGTGGTCGAGCTGGTGCTGGCCAGCGCGGCGTTCTACGTGCTGTTGCCGATGGATACTCCGACCGGCCTGCCTGGCTTCGTGGGGCTGTACCTGGTTGCGGTGCTGGCCGGGCTGATCTCCAGCGTGCCGGCCGGGCTGGGCGTGTTCGAATGGAGCCTGCTCAAGCTGTTGCCCCAGGTGGCACCGGCCGCCGTGCTGGCGGCCGCCCTGATCTACCGCGTCACCTACTACGTGCTGCCGCTGCTGCTGGCGACGCTGCTGGCGGTGGTGCCGGCGCTGCGCCGACCGCTCAAGGTGGGCGCGGGTGCCACCCGCGCCGGCTGGACCGCGCTGCGCCCGTGGCTGCCGCAGATCATCGCGCTGGCGGTGTTCAGCGTCGGCGCGGCGCTGGTGATCGACGGCACCCTGCCGACGCCGCGCCGACACCTGCTGCACGCCTCGCTGCCGATCCTGGAAACCTCGCACCTGCTCGGCAGCCTGGCCGGTGTGGTGCTGCTGCTGATCGGCCAGGGCCTGCAGCGCCGCAGTCATGCGGCGTGGGTGCTGGCCTTGGCGATCTGCGTGATCGCGCCGCTGCCGATCTGGCTGCGCGGCGGCCAGGTGCTGATCGCGCTGGCCTCGGTACTGGTCGCGATGGCGCTGTGGGCCTCGCGCCGCGAGTTCTACCGCCAGGGCGCGCTGCTGGACGAAGCGTGGTCGTGGCCGTGGATCCGCAACCTGGGGCTGGTGCTGGTGGCGGTGATCTGGCTGCTGTTCTTCGTGTACAGCCACGTGGAGTACCAGAACGAGTTGTGGTGGCAGTTCGCCGCGCAGGGCAACGCGCCGCGTGCGCTGCGCGCGTTGCTGGTGGTGGCGATCGCGCTGGCCATCTTCGGGCTGGCGCGGCTGCTGCACAGCACGCGCACACCGTTGCCGGCGGCTGACGGCGCGACCCTGGACGCACTGGCGCCGATCCTGCAGGAAGCGCAGGACACCCAGGCCTGCCTGGTGCTGACCGCCGACAAGGCAGTCCTGCGCGATGCGGCCGGGCACGGCTTCGTGATGATGCAGCGCTATGGCGGTTCATTGATCGCAATGGGCGACCCGGTGGGACCGCCGGAGGTGGCCCGGGCGTTGATCTGGCGCTTCCGCGAGGAAGCCGACCGGCTCGGCCTGCGCCCGGTGTTCTACCAGGTCGGCGAAGCGTATTGGCAGACCTATCTGGACCTGGGCCTGACCCTGGTCAAGCTGGGCGAGGAAGCGATGGTGCCGCTGCAGGACTTCGGGCTGGAGGGGCGTGAGCGCGCCGAGCTGCGCCAGGCCTGGAACCGCGGCAAGCGCGGCGGACTCAGCTTCCGCGTGGTGCCGCCCGCCGATGTAGCGGCGTTGATTCCCGCGCTGGCGGTGGTCTCGCAGCAGTGGCTGGACGACAAGGCCGGCGACGAAAAGGGCTTTTCGCTGGGCAGTTTCGATCCGGCCTACCTGGCCCGTTTCCCGGTGGCGGTGGTGGAAGCGGAAGGTCGCATCGTGGCGTTCGCCAACCTGTGGCAGGCCCCGGCCGGGCATGAGCTGTCGGTGGACCTGATGCGGCACGTCGACGACGCGCCCAAGGGCACGATGGATTTCCTGTTCATCGAGCTGTTCCTGTGGGGCCGCGAAAACGGCTTCCACCGTTTCTCGCTGGGCATGGCGCCGCTCTCGGGCCTGGCCCAGCACCGGCTGGCGGGTCGCTGGAACCGCTTCGCCAATGTGGTGGCCCGCCACGGCGAGCGCTTCTACGGCTTCAGCGGCCTGCGCCGCTTCAAGTCCAAGTTCGCCCCCCAGTGGCGCGCCCGCTACCTGGCCGCCCCCGGCGGCATGCACCTGCCGGCGGCACTGCTGGATGCCACGCGCCTGATCTCACTCTCCCCGCGCAAAGGGTAG
- a CDS encoding RidA family protein: MIERYDVGPRMSEMTVHNKVAYLSGQIPEDTSQDITGQTRQVLEEIDKLLALVASDKQHVLRAEIFLADMADFAGMNAAWDEWVVPGMTPARATVEAKLADADWKVEIVVTAALP; encoded by the coding sequence ATGATCGAACGCTACGATGTCGGTCCGCGCATGTCCGAGATGACCGTGCACAACAAGGTCGCCTACCTCTCCGGGCAGATCCCCGAAGACACCAGCCAGGACATCACCGGCCAGACCCGCCAGGTGCTGGAAGAGATCGACAAGCTGCTGGCGCTGGTGGCCAGCGACAAGCAGCACGTGCTGCGCGCCGAGATTTTCCTCGCCGACATGGCCGATTTCGCCGGCATGAACGCCGCGTGGGACGAATGGGTGGTTCCGGGCATGACTCCGGCCCGCGCCACCGTGGAAGCCAAGCTGGCCGACGCGGACTGGAAGGTCGAAATCGTGGTTACGGCCGCGCTTCCGTAA
- a CDS encoding helix-turn-helix domain-containing protein, with amino-acid sequence MYVIVNAGQAPVQFSAGGQRVRLAAGERLLLAGLPLPRGTGLQAVALAGSGMARALAHYDHASGLQRPVGEPPPLCWVVPAALDVPDVAAAWLIGQLARGAGQGDDTPAACLLRHLARSESYGLMRFLLEEGGDNTVAALAERYGLSSAQFHRRCRQVLGRPLKRELRIQRAARALLAYPGRARSFTYLAADHGYASLSHFCTDVKSLIGCSPLSVYRAVPTPNE; translated from the coding sequence ATGTACGTCATCGTCAATGCAGGGCAGGCGCCGGTCCAATTCAGCGCCGGTGGCCAGCGGGTGCGGCTCGCGGCCGGTGAGCGCCTGCTGCTGGCCGGCCTGCCGCTGCCGCGGGGCACCGGGCTGCAGGCGGTGGCGCTGGCCGGCAGCGGCATGGCCCGTGCGTTGGCCCACTACGATCACGCCTCCGGCCTGCAGCGTCCGGTCGGCGAGCCGCCGCCGCTGTGCTGGGTGGTGCCGGCCGCGCTGGATGTGCCGGACGTGGCGGCCGCGTGGCTGATTGGCCAGCTGGCGCGTGGCGCCGGGCAGGGCGACGACACCCCGGCGGCCTGCCTGCTGCGCCACCTAGCCCGCAGCGAAAGCTATGGGCTGATGCGCTTCCTGCTGGAGGAAGGCGGCGACAACACCGTTGCCGCACTGGCCGAGCGTTACGGCCTGTCCTCGGCCCAGTTCCACCGGCGCTGCCGGCAGGTCCTGGGGCGCCCGCTCAAGCGCGAGCTGCGCATCCAGCGCGCCGCGCGGGCGCTGCTCGCCTATCCCGGGCGCGCGCGCTCGTTCACCTACCTCGCGGCCGACCACGGCTACGCGTCGCTGTCGCATTTCTGCACCGACGTGAAATCGCTGATCGGCTGTTCTCCCCTTTCCGTCTACCGGGCCGTTCCGACGCCCAACGAGTGA
- a CDS encoding oxidoreductase-like domain-containing protein — protein sequence MPLPTSAADPDPRPIAPEEPGPNECCGSGCPLCVLDLYSDELQRYRSELAAWRQRHPEAEP from the coding sequence GTGCCCCTGCCTACCTCCGCCGCCGACCCGGATCCGCGCCCGATCGCACCGGAAGAGCCCGGCCCCAATGAATGCTGCGGCAGCGGCTGTCCGCTGTGCGTGCTCGACCTCTACAGCGACGAACTGCAGCGTTACCGCAGCGAATTGGCCGCCTGGCGGCAGCGCCACCCCGAGGCCGAGCCGTGA
- a CDS encoding DUF2147 domain-containing protein, which produces MRKTFKTLLLALPLVMAAMSASAADSAVGRWKTIDDKTGQVKSIVEITQATNGTLSGKVVEVLKSDKGPNPVCDDCSGANKGKPVKGMTILWNLKPDGDHKWAGGTVLDPANGKTYKSKVELHQGGKKLDMSGCVAFICRAQTWVRE; this is translated from the coding sequence ATGCGCAAGACGTTCAAGACCCTGCTGCTGGCGCTGCCGTTGGTGATGGCCGCCATGTCCGCTTCGGCTGCCGACAGCGCGGTGGGCCGCTGGAAGACCATCGACGACAAGACCGGCCAGGTGAAGTCGATCGTGGAAATCACCCAGGCCACCAACGGCACCCTCAGCGGCAAGGTGGTGGAAGTGCTGAAGTCGGACAAGGGCCCGAACCCGGTCTGCGACGACTGCAGCGGCGCCAACAAGGGCAAGCCGGTGAAGGGCATGACCATCCTGTGGAACCTGAAGCCGGACGGCGACCACAAGTGGGCCGGCGGCACCGTGCTGGACCCGGCCAACGGCAAGACCTACAAGTCCAAGGTGGAACTGCACCAGGGCGGCAAGAAGCTGGACATGTCCGGCTGCGTGGCCTTCATCTGCCGCGCCCAGACCTGGGTCCGCGAGTAA
- a CDS encoding HAD family hydrolase codes for MELALFDFDNTITDCDTYARFLRRVATPEQLAHAWWKVGPWLLAYRLKLISAERIRARVTWLVMRGRHGDDIAAQAAGFARDVLPGVVHPKMLEQIRWHQQQRHTVVVVSGSLDLYLRPWCESMGVEMLCNRLEGRDGRLTGRYADGDLGPRKAERIRRRYDLSRYLRIHAYGDSREDRPMLALAHERWYRGKLLK; via the coding sequence GTGGAACTGGCGCTGTTCGACTTCGACAACACCATTACCGACTGCGACACCTATGCGCGTTTCCTGCGCCGGGTGGCCACGCCGGAACAACTGGCGCATGCCTGGTGGAAGGTCGGACCGTGGCTGCTGGCGTATCGGCTTAAGCTGATCTCGGCCGAGCGCATCCGCGCGCGCGTCACCTGGCTGGTGATGCGCGGCCGGCATGGCGACGACATCGCCGCCCAGGCCGCCGGCTTCGCGCGCGACGTGCTGCCTGGCGTGGTGCATCCGAAGATGCTCGAGCAGATCCGCTGGCATCAGCAGCAGCGCCACACCGTGGTGGTGGTGTCCGGCTCGCTGGACCTGTACCTGCGCCCGTGGTGCGAAAGCATGGGCGTGGAGATGCTGTGCAACCGGCTGGAAGGCAGGGACGGGCGGCTGACCGGCCGCTACGCCGACGGCGACCTGGGCCCGCGCAAGGCCGAACGGATCCGCCGCCGCTACGACCTGTCGCGCTACCTGCGCATCCACGCCTACGGCGACAGCCGGGAAGACCGCCCGATGCTGGCCCTCGCCCATGAGCGCTGGTATCGCGGCAAGCTGCTGAAATGA
- a CDS encoding DUF998 domain-containing protein, translating to MSDAPRVRLPLHAHVAQLALLALAGFVLIALWTQWARQDLDWVQATLSLYLHGPWGLALRTAYCVLAVAIMLLAWSLYTASRSPRRSAAAPLLFCVAGLGLMGVAIGDSWLPEQAPLLAPLVHGVAANTAFLCVSVAMLLQSWYLRADPQWHRWAGPAWWWAWLCFALLWLHVLWRGPPRGAGQKLVIAAVVLWLVVAALQSWRQARRAAVAAASRG from the coding sequence GTGAGTGACGCGCCGCGCGTTCGCCTGCCCCTGCATGCCCATGTTGCGCAGCTCGCGCTGCTGGCGCTGGCCGGGTTCGTGCTCATCGCCCTGTGGACGCAATGGGCGCGACAGGACCTGGACTGGGTGCAGGCCACCCTGAGCCTGTACCTGCACGGGCCGTGGGGCCTGGCGCTGCGCACCGCCTACTGCGTGCTGGCGGTGGCAATCATGCTGCTGGCCTGGTCGCTGTACACGGCCAGCCGCTCGCCCCGCCGCAGTGCGGCCGCACCGCTGCTGTTCTGCGTTGCCGGACTGGGCCTGATGGGCGTGGCGATCGGCGACAGCTGGCTGCCGGAGCAGGCACCGCTGCTGGCGCCGCTGGTGCATGGCGTTGCCGCCAACACCGCCTTCCTGTGCGTGAGCGTGGCCATGCTGCTGCAGAGCTGGTACCTGCGCGCCGACCCGCAGTGGCATCGCTGGGCCGGTCCCGCCTGGTGGTGGGCGTGGCTGTGCTTCGCGCTGCTGTGGCTGCACGTGCTGTGGCGCGGACCGCCGCGCGGTGCCGGGCAGAAGCTGGTGATCGCCGCTGTGGTGCTGTGGCTGGTCGTGGCGGCGCTGCAGTCGTGGCGCCAGGCGCGCCGCGCCGCAGTGGCTGCGGCTTCCAGGGGCTGA
- the gloA2 gene encoding SMU1112c/YaeR family gloxylase I-like metalloprotein: MTPLLGIHHVALICADYDRSRDFYVRILGLAVKAEHHRAARDSWKLDLALPDGGQLELFSFPAPPPRPSRPEAQGLRHLAFQVKALEPMIERLAAEGVACEPIRTDEYTGQRFTFFADPDGLPLELYEVN; this comes from the coding sequence ATGACACCGCTGCTCGGCATCCACCACGTCGCCCTGATCTGTGCCGATTACGACCGATCGCGCGATTTCTACGTGCGCATCCTCGGCCTGGCGGTGAAGGCCGAGCACCATCGCGCCGCGCGCGACTCGTGGAAACTGGACCTGGCGCTGCCCGACGGCGGGCAGCTGGAGCTGTTCTCGTTCCCGGCGCCACCGCCCCGGCCCAGCCGCCCGGAGGCGCAGGGCCTGCGTCACCTGGCGTTCCAGGTGAAGGCGCTGGAGCCGATGATCGAGCGCCTGGCCGCCGAGGGCGTGGCCTGCGAACCGATCCGCACCGACGAGTACACCGGCCAGCGTTTCACCTTCTTCGCCGACCCCGACGGGTTGCCACTGGAACTCTACGAAGTCAACTGA
- the rnfB gene encoding Rnf electron transport complex subunit RnfB, producing MIALVERLDRLLPQTQCGQCGFDGCRPYAEAMARGDAGVDHCPPGGDAGARALAKVLGVPALPYDRSRGQHLPAQVARVVEADCIGCTKCIQACPVDAIVGGAKYMHTVIADLCTGCELCIPPCPVDCIELVTEARP from the coding sequence ATGATCGCGCTTGTCGAACGCCTCGATCGGTTGCTGCCGCAGACCCAGTGCGGGCAATGCGGCTTCGACGGCTGCCGCCCGTATGCCGAGGCGATGGCGCGTGGCGACGCGGGCGTGGACCATTGCCCGCCCGGTGGCGATGCCGGCGCGCGCGCACTGGCGAAGGTGCTGGGCGTGCCGGCCCTGCCCTACGACCGCAGCCGCGGCCAGCACCTGCCCGCGCAGGTGGCGCGGGTGGTGGAGGCCGACTGCATCGGCTGCACCAAGTGCATCCAGGCGTGTCCGGTGGATGCGATCGTGGGCGGTGCCAAGTACATGCACACGGTGATTGCGGATCTGTGTACCGGCTGCGAGTTGTGCATTCCACCGTGTCCGGTGGATTGCATCGAGCTGGTTACGGAAGCGCGGCCGTAA